The Microlunatus antarcticus DNA segment CGGTGAGGGCCACCCGCTACGCCGGTGGCGGATCCGTCACCTTCTCGTCACCGGCGCGGAGCAAGATGGTGCCGACGAAAGGACCGTGCCGACTCCATGCCGTGCGCCCACCTCGAGGCACAACCGCTGACACCTCTCCCCGCCGGGTTCGAGCCCTACTGCGCCGACTGCGCGCTCACCGGTGACCAGTGGGTGACGCTGCGGCGCTGCCTCACCTGCGACCACGTCGCCTGCTGCGACGACTCCCTCAACGCCCACGCCACCCGCCACTTCGAGCAGACCGGCCACCCCGTCATGACGTCCGTCGAACCGGGCGAGACCTGGCGCTGGTGCTTCATCGACCAGGAGACCGCGTGACCGACCCCGCCCCGCTGACGCCCACCGACCTGACCGGCGGCCCGACCCGAGGGGTGGGGGAGCCGGGCGACCAGGTCCGCCCGGGACGTCGCCCGCGCCGCGACGGCGAGGGTCCCCGCGACGTCAAGCCCGTCATCCTCACCGTCGACGACGACCCGAGCGTCTCGCGCGCCGTCGCGCGCGACCTGCGGCGGCGCTACGCCGAGGACTACCGCGTGGTCCGCGCCGAGACGGGCTCCGACGCCCTCGACGTGATCCGGGAGGTCGTGCTCCGCGGCGAGCAGGTGGCCGTGCTGCTGGCCGACTACCGCATGCCCCAGATGAACGGGGTCGAGTTCCTCGAGTCGGCCATGGACCTCGTGCCGCAGGCGCGGCGGGCGCTGCTGACCGCGTACGCCGACACGAGCGCGGCGATCGCGGCGATCAACGTCGTCGACGTCGACCACTACCTGCTCAAGCCGTGGGAGCCGCCGGAGGAGAAGCTCTACCCGGTCATCGACGACATGCTCACCAGCTGGAAGCGCGACGGCAAGCCGCCGGAGCACAAGACCAAGATCCTCGGGCACCCCTGGTCGCCGGAGTCGTACGAGGTCCGCGACTTCCTGGCCCGCAACCTGGTGCCGTACCGCTGGTACAACGTCGAGGACCCGGACGGCAAGCGGCTGCTGGCCGCGGCGGGCAAGGGACCGGCCGACGTGCCGGTCGTGGTCACCACGAGCGGCGACGCCATGTCGCGCCCGAGCCTGACCGACCTCGCGAACGCGGTCGGCCTGGACACCACCCCGCGCGGCGACTTCTACGACGTCGTCATCGTCGGCAGCGGGCCGGCCGGGCTCGGGGCCGCGGTGTACGCGGCGTCGGAGGGGCTCAAGACCGTCGTCCTGGAACGTTCCGCCGCCGGCGGGCAGGCCGGGCAGAGCTCGCGGATCGAGAACTACCTGGGCTTCCCCGACGGGGTCGCCGGGGCGCAGCTGACCGACCGGGCGCGCCGCCAGGCCGTACGGCTGGGGGCGGAGCTGCTCACGGCACGTTCCGTGGTGGGGCTCAAGGCGAAGGGCCCGGCGCGCGAGATCACCTTCGACGACGGCGAGACCCTGCTGGCCCACGCCGTGGTGCTCGCGACCGGGGTGTCCTACCGCCAGCTCGACGCCGAGGGGGCCGACGCGCTGCTCGGGCGCGGCATCTACTACGGCTCCGCGTCGACCGAGGCGGCCGCCTGCGCCGACCAGCACGTCGTCATCGTCGGCGGGGCCAACTCCGCGGGCCAGGCGGCCGTGTTCTTCTCCACGCACGCCGCCCAGGTGACGCTCGTCGTCCGCGGCGACTCGCTGACGAAGTCGATGTCCAGCTATCTCATCGAGCAGGTCGAGGCCCGCGACAACATCGAGGTCCGCACCTGCACGCAGATCGAGAAGGTCGAGGGCGAGGAGCACCTGAGCGCGGTGACCCTGTTCGACAAGACCACCGGGCAGCGCGAGGTGGTCGACGCCGAGCACCTCTTCGTCTTCATCGGCGCCGCTCCGCTCACCGACTGGCTGGACGGCGAGGTCGTCCGGGACGCGCGCGGCTTCGTGGTGACCGGGCCGGAGCTGCTGGTCGAGGGCCGCCGGCCCGACGGCTGGGACCTGCCGCGCGACCCGTACCTGCTCGAGTCGAGCCTGCCGGGGGTGTTCGTCGCCGGCGACGCCCGCGCCGACTCGGTCAAGCGCGTCGCCTCGGCGGTCGGCGAGGGCGCCCTGGCCGTGACGCTCGTGCACCGCTACCTGGCCGAGCAGTGACACCGGCCGGGCGCCTCGGCGCGCGGCAGGACCCGACCGGGGGCACCATGGGAAGCAGGAGCGTCCCGCGCACGTTGTGCAGGGCGAAGGAGACACGGTGAGCGACACGGTGACGGACCAGACGGTGCAGCAGCGGACGGCGGACCAGGGCGGCGGCGAGCGGCGACTCACGCCCGACGAGCTGCGGACGCTCTTCCTCTTCGAGGCGCTCGAGCCGACCCAGCTGGAGTGGCTCAGCGAGAACGGCTACGTCGAGACCCGCGCCGAGGGCGAGGCCGTCTACACCGAGGGCGACGCGGCCACCTGCTTCTTCGTGCTGGTCGAGGGGTGCGTCGCGATGCGGCGCTGGGTCGAGGGCACGAACGTCGAGGTGAACCGAACCGACCACCGCGGCGTGTACGCGGGCGCGACAGCGGCGTTCGTCAAGGCCGAGGCCGGCCACCGCTACGCCAACAGCCTCGTCGCGGTCACCGACTCCACGTTCTGGGTGATCGACGCCGCCCTGTGGGCCGACAAGATCCGCGTCTGGTTCCCGATGGCCATCCACATGCTCGAGGGCCTGGCCACCGGCATGCGCAACAGCCAGCTCGTCGTCGGCCAGCGCGAGCGCCTGCTGTCCCTGGGGCGGCTGGCCGCCGGCCTCACCCACGAGCTCAACAACCCCGCCTCGGCGGCCGTGCGCGCGACGGCGAGCCTGCGCGAGCGGGTCAGCAAGATGCGCGGCAAGCTCAGCCACCTCGCCTCGGCCGACATTGACGGGCGTGAGTTCGCGGCGATGGTCGACCTGCAGGAGGCGGCCGTCGAGCGGATGGCCAAGATCACCCGCGACCTCAGCCCGATGGAGACGTCGGAGGCCGAGGACGAGCTGGGCGACTGGCTCGAGGACCACGACGTGGTCGGCAGCTGGGACGTCGCCCCCGTGCTCGTGGCCGCCGGCGCCGACGTCGACTGGCTGGAGGAGCTGGCCGGCAGCGTCTCGCCCGACGTCCTGAGCGACGCGGTGCACTGGGTCGCGTACGCGCTCGACACCGAGCAGCTGATGAACGAGATCGAGGACGCCACCACCCGCATCTCGACCCTCGTCGGCGCGGCCAAGCAGTACTCGCAGATGGACCGCGCGACGCACGCCGACATCGACGTGCACGAGGGCCTGAAGAGCACGATCATGATGCTCAAGCACAAGATCACCGCGCCGGGGAACATCACCCTGGTCAAGGACCTGGCGGAGGGCCTGCCGAAGGTCCCGGCCTTCCCGGCCGAGCTCAACCAGGTGTGGACCAACCTGATCGACAACGCCGTGCAGGCGATGCCCGACGGCGGCACGCTGACCATCCGGACCGCGCTCGAGCGCGACGACGTGCTGGTCGAGATCGGGGACACGGGGACGGGGATCCCCCAGGAGCTGCAGGAGCGCATCTTCGAGCCGTTCTTCACCACGAAGCCCGTGGGGGAGGGGACCGGCCTCGGGCTCGACATCTCCTACCGCGTGATCGCGCAGCGCCACGGCGGCGACCTGCGGGTGACGTCGGTGCCGGGCGACACGCGGTTCCAGGTGCGGCTCCCGCTCGTCAGCCCGCAGCGGCTCGACACGGCCGGCTGATGCGGTCACGGATTGATGTGCCGTACGCGGGATGTCGTGGACGGGTCCGTGGCGTACGGCCCCCGCGCGACTAGCCTGTGGACATGGATCTGGTCGCGCAGGAGCTGGAGCGTCCCGGTGGGGACGCCCGTACGTCTCCGGTGACGCCCGACGAAGCCGCGATGATCGCCCTCGACGACCGTCTCTGCCTGGCGCTCTACACGGCCTCGCGGTCGATGACCGCCCGCTACCGGGTGGCGCTGGAGGAGTTCGGGCTCACCTACCCGCAGTACCTCGTGATGGTGCTGCTGTGGGAGGAGTCGTCGGTGCCCGTCGGCCGGATCGGTGAGCGCCTCTCGCTGGAGTCCAGCACCCTCTCCCCGCTGCTCAAGCGGTTGGAGGCGATGGGCCTGATCAGCCGGACGCGCGACCGCTCGGACGAGCGCCTCGTGATCATCGGCCTGACCCGCGCCGGCCAGCGCCTGCAGGAGCGCGCCGCCAGCGTGACCCTCGAGATGTGCCGGGCCAGCGGCCTGGGCATCGACGAGATGGCTTCCCTCGTCGGCGAGCTCCGCGAGCTCGACGTGCAGCTCAAGGCCGCGACGCGCGAGGCGCGGGGCTGACGCTCCACGCGGAGCAACGCCCCTTGAGCCTGTCGAAGGGCCTCGCAGAGGTCGGCGCCTCGACCGACAGCTCCTGAGTCGGTCAGGGGCAGAGGCTCAGGCGGCCAGCGCGAGCGGCAGGTCGGCCGCGTGCACGACCACCAGGGTCGTGACCGCCCGGGTCAGGCACACGTAGAGCCGGCGCAGGCCGGTCACCTCGTCCGCCTCGGCGGCGACGAGCCGGGCGGGCTCCAGCAGCACCACGTGGTCGAACTCCAGCCCCTTCACCAACGACGCCGGCACCAGCTCGACCCGACGGACGTCCGCGTGGTCCTCGGGGTCGGCCTCGGCCGTGCCTTCGCCGAGCAGCGCGTACGCGACCCCGGCCCCGCCGAGCGCCGCGGCGACCTCGGCGACCTGCGCGTCCGCGACCACGACGCCGACCGTCCCGGCCTGCTCCAGCTGCTCCCGGGCCGCGGTCACGGTCGCGGTCAGCGGTGCATCGCTGCGCCGCAGGTCGAGCTCGCCGGCCGAGCGTCGTACGGAGTAGGGCGGCGTCAGAGTCGGGGCGATCACCGGGAGCAGCCGGGCGGCGTAGTCGATCACCAGCCCGGGGACGCGGAAGCCCTCCACGAGCTCGGTCACCACCGCGTCCGGCTGGCCGAGGTGGGCCAGCGACTCCTCCCACGACCCCACCGACCACGGCGTGGTGGCCTGCGCGAGGTCGCCGAGCACGGTCATGGAGCCTGTGCTCGCGCGGCGGCCCACCGCGCGGAGCATCATCGGCGACAGGTCCTGGGCCTCGTCGAGGACGACGTGGCCGAGGCTCGGCGTCCGCATCAGGACGTCGCGCGCCTCGTCGACGAGCGCGACGTCGGCGAGCGTCCACCGGGCCGACCTCGGCGTCCGGCCGGGTCGCCCGCCCTGCAGCTCGCGCTGCTCGTCGTCGTCGAGGAGCCCCGCGGCCGCCTCCGCCAGGAACGGGGCGTCGGTCAGCAGCCGGAGCACCAGCCGGGCGGGGTCGAGCGCCGGCCAGAGCCCGCTCACGTACGCCTTCACCTCCCGGCTGCGGGCCACGGCCGCCTGGACCCGGTCGTCGGGGGAGTCGCCCGCGGCCTCCATCCGGAGCAGCACCTGGTGGGCCAGCCGCTGGGCCAGCATCGTGCGGCCGGCTTCGTAGCGGACGCCCCGTTCCCGGAGCTCGGCGACGACCTCGTCGGCGAGGTAGGCGGGCACCCGCCACTGGTGGATGCCGCGCGGCAGGACGAGCGTGCCGGTGGCGGGCGCGACGTGCGACCAGACCGCGCGGCGGAGGACCTCGGCCAGGCGGGCGTCGCCCTTGAGCCGGGCCCGGGCGGCGGGTTCGGTCCCGCGAACCTCGAGCTCCGTCGCGTCAGCGAGCATCGACTCGACCGTGGCCTGCCCGGCGTCGATCTCGCCCAGCGCGGGCAGCACGTCGCCGATGTAGGACAAGAAGCTGGCGTTGGGCCCGACCACGAGCACCCCCGACCGCGACAGCTGCTCGCGGTGGGCGTAGAGGAGGTACGCCGCCCGGTGCAGCCCGACCGCGGTCTTGCCGGTGCCGGGGGCGCCCTGCACGCAGACCGACTGGTCGAGGCCCGCGCGGACGATGACGTCCTGCTCGGGCTGGATGGTCGACACGATGTCGCGCATCGGACCGGTGCGCGGCCGCTCGATCTCGGCCTGGAGGATCGACGACCCGGTGCCGCGCTCGGCTCCCTCGACGGCGGGACCTCCGACGAGGTCCTCGTCCTCGTACGCCGTCAGCGCCCCCGACGAGAAGCCGAACCGGCGGCGGCGGCGTACGTGCATCGGGTCCGCGGGGCGGGCGCGGTAGAAGGGCAGCGACATGCCCGCGCGCCAGTCGATGACGAGGGGTTCGCCACCGGCCTCGCCGGTGATGTGGCGGCGGCCGACGTAGAGGGTCTCGTCGTGCTCGGCGCCCAGGTCGGTGGCGTAGTCGAGCCGGCCGAAGAAGAGCGGCACCGTCGGGTCGTCCTGCAGCGAGAGCATCCGTCGGTGCAGCACCTGCTTGAGGTGCTCGGTCGCGATCCGGTCGGCGCCCTGGGCGGTCAGGCCCGCGGTCTGGCGGCGCATCTGCGTCAGGGCCGCGCGTGACTCGTCGAGGTGCGTCTGCTCGGCGGCGAGGGGATCAGGGGGCGGGTGTGAGGGCTCGGCGCGCATGCGAGAGCTCCGATCCTGGATCGGCAGGCACGAAGGGGCGAGGGGCCACGTTAGGGCCCCGGGGCTCTTCCGTCCAGGGCTTTGCCCGCCGCGACGTGCCGGGAGGGACCCGGGAACGAGGGCGCCGACCGGCTTCCTAGGCTGAAGACCGTGACTGAGTCAGTGCAACCGCCCGTCCGGACCCGCTCGTACTCGCCCGTCGAGAACCCGGCGAACCGCCCGCGGGTCACGCGTCGCACCGTCCGCGTGCTGCTGCTCAATCCCGACGGCGCCACCCTGCTCTTCGAGGACAGCGACCCCGGCCTCGTCGACGTGCGCTGGTGGGTGACCCCCGGCGGCGGCATCGACCCCGGTGAGTCCGAGACGGAGGCGGCCGTGCGCGAGGTGCGCGAGGAGACCGGCTTCGACCTCGACCCGGGCGTCCTCCTCGGCCCGGTGGCGCGGCGCCACGTGGTCCACGGCTACTCCGACCAGGTGATCGAGCAGGACGAGGCCTTCTACCTCGCGCAGGTCGACACGTTCGACGTGGACGTCACCGGCCACACGGCCGAGGAGCAGATCACCTTCAAGGGCTGGCGCTGGTGGTCCGAGGAGGACCTGCGCGCCAGCGACGAGTGGGTCTGGCCGCGCGAGCTGGAGGAGATCCTCCTGCTCCTCGACCACGCCGACCGCTGGCCGGTCGACCTCGGCTTCCAGGAGGAGTCGACGGTTCTCGACGTGAGCTGAGGTTCTGCCGGCGCACCCTGCTCGTCTCGGCACACCCTGCACAGTGTGCCGACGTTCGCCCGGTATGCCGACCGGGATGACTCCGACCCCTGAGCCCCGGGCGGCACACCCTGCTCGTCCCGGCACAGCCTGCTCCCTTCGGCACACCCTGCTCGTCCCGGCACACCCTGCTCCCTTCGGCACACCCTGCAGGGTGTGCCGCTGTCCGGTGGGTATGCCGACTTCGGTGACGCCCGTCCACAGAGCCAGTTCCGTACGCAGCGCTGTCCACAGGGGACGTACGAGCCCCTGGCCTGCCTGTCCCGCCGGTGCTGGTCTTGCCGCATGCAGCAGGTGGTGCTCCGCAGAGAGCTCGTGGCCCGAGGGATGTCCGACTCCGAGCTGGCCCGACGTCGTTCGGGCGGCGACCTCGTCCGGCTCCGGCGGGGCGCCTACCTCCGGCCCGACGGGCGTGACCTCACCCACGAGGAGGCGCACCGGCTGCTGGTCGAGGCGACGATGCCTCAGCTCGGACCGGGCTGGACGCTGAGCCACGGCTCAGCCGGAATCCTGCACACGCTGCCCATGTGGCCCGATCCGCTGAGCCGGGTGCACGTGACGCGTCCCCGCACCGGCGGGGGACGTCGCCGCACCACGGTGCACCGGCACGGCAGCCCCCTGTCGCCGAGCGAGGTCGTCCGGATCGACGGCTGGCCCACCACTGACCTGGCGCGGACGGTGGTCGACCTCGCCCGTTCCCTCCCTTTCGAGCAGGGTGTCGCTGCGGCCGACCGGGCGCTGACCATCGGGGTCACGATGGCCGAGCTGGGTGCAGCGCTCGACCGGACCGCTCAGCTCCGTGGCGCGGGGAGGGCACGGAAGGTCGTGGAGTTCGCCGACGGCCGGTCGGAGTCGGCCGGCGAGTCGCTGAGCCGGGTGCTGCTGTCAGACCTTGGCCTCATGCCGGACGACATCCAGTTCCGCGTCCTGGACGGGTCGGAGGCCGTGGGGCGGGTCGACTTCGTGTGGCCGGGGCTGCGCACGATCGGCGAGTTCGACGGCCGGGTCAAGTACGGGCGGCTGCTGGGCCAGGGCGAGGACGGCGGCGAAGTCCTCTACCGCGAGAAGCGGCGGGAGGACCTGCTGCGCGAGCTCGGCTGGCAGGTGGTGCGGTGGGTGTGGGCCGACCTGGACCACCCGGAGGTCATCGCCGAACGCCTGCGCCGGGCCTTTGCCCGCGCGGCCCTCTGATCAGCGGCACACCTTGTGCGCCTGGGCACCACCTGCTGTCGTCGGCACACCCTGCAGGGTGTGCCGGTGCGAGCAGGGTGTGCCCGGGCGAGCAGGGTGTGCCGACGCGAGGAAAGCGTGCCGGCTCGCAGGAGTCCGACCGAGAACAGTGCTGCTAGTCGGCGGCCAGGGCGTCGTCGGCGTCCATGATCGTGTACGCGTAGCCCTGCTCGGCGAGGAAGCGCTGGCGGTGCGCGGCGAACTCGGCGTCGACGGTGTCGCGGCTGACGACGGCGTAGAACCGGGCCATGACGCCGGCGGCCTTGGGGCGCAGCAGGCGGCCGAGGCGCTGGGCCTCCTCCTGCCGGGAGCCGAAGGCGCCCGAGACCTGGATCGCGACCTCGGCGCTGGGCAGGTCGATCGAGAAGTTCGCGACCTTGCTGACCACGAGGAGGTCGATCTCGCCGGTCCGGAACGACTCGTACAGGCGCTCGCGCTGCCGCACCGTCGTGTCGCCGGTGATCAGCGCGGCGTCGAGGCGGGAGGCGAGCTCCTCGAGCTGGTCGACGTACTGGCCGATGACCAGGGTCGGTGTGCCCGTGTGCTTGCGGACGAGGTCGACGACGACGTCGGTCTTGGAGTCGGCCGTCGCGGCGAGCCGGTACCGCACGTCCGGCTCGGCGACCGCGTACGTCATCCGCTCGGACTCGCTGAGGGTCACCCGGACCTCGACGCAGTCGGCCGGGGCGATGTAGCCCTGCGCCTCGATGTCCTTCCACGGCGCGTCGTAGCGCTTGGGGCCGATGAGGGAGAACACGTCGCCCTCGCGGCCGTCCTCGCGCACGAGCGTCGCGGTCAGGCCGAGGCGGCGGCGGGCCTGCAGGTCGGCGGTCATCCGGAACACGGGCGCCGGCAGCAGGTGGACCTCGTCGTAGAGCACGAGGCCCCAATCGCGCGCGCCGAAGAGCTCGAGGTGGGGGTGCACGCCGCCGCGCTTGGTCGTGATGACCTGGTACGTCGCGATGGTGACCGGCCGGATCTCCTTCTTGGAGCCCGAGTACTCCCCGATCTCCTCCGGCGTCAGGCTCGTCCGCTTGACCAGCTCGTCGCGCCACTGGCGGGCCGAGACCGTGTTGGTGACGAGGATCAGCGTGGTCGTCTTCGCGGTGGCCATGGCCGCGGCCCCGACGATCGTCTTGCCCGCGCCGCAGGGCAGCACCACGACGCCGGACCCGCCGTGGAAGAAGGACTCGGCAGCCTGCGCCTGGTACGGCCGCAGCTCCCAGCCGTCCTGCGTGAGGTCGATCGCGTGGGCCTCGCCGTTGACGTAGCCGGCGAAGTCCTCGGCGGGCCAGCCGAGCTTGAGCAGCACCTGCTTCAGGTGGCCGCGCTCGCTGGCGTGCACGACGACGGTGTCGTCGTCGACGCGGTTGCCGACCAGGCCCTTGACCTTCGCCGACTTGAGGACCTCGGCGAGCACCGGACGGTCCGTCGTGACCAGCACGAGGCCGTGCGTGGGGTGCTTCTCGATCCGCAGCCGCCCGTAGCGGTCCATGGTGTCGGCGACGTCGACCAGCAGCCCGTTGGGGACGGGGTAGCGGCTGTAGGTGAGGAGCGTGTCGACGACCTGCTCGGCGTCGTGGCCGGCGGCGCGTGCGTTCCACAGTCCCAGCGGGGTCAGCCGGTAGGTGTGGATGTGCTCCGGCGCGCGTTCCAGCTCGGCGAAGGGGGCGATCGCGATCCGGCAGGCCTCGGCCGCCGGGTGGTCGATCTCGAGGAGGAGGGTCTTGTCGGACTGGACGACGAGAGGGCCGGGCTGGGAATCAGACATCCGTCCCAGAGTAGGCGGGGGGTGGTGGCGAGGAGGCCACCCCAGGAGGGGTACCTGCGTCGGCGGAGAAGCGGGTCAGACCGGTTCGACGGCGGCGATCCGCGAGAGCGCGATCGTCACGATCTGCGCGTTGGTCCGGTCGACGGCACGGACCAGGCCGGCGCTGAGGTCGAGCGGGGCCAGGTCGCGCTGGGTGGACCGGCCGTCGTTCTCGACCCAGGTGACGCGGACGGGCAGCCCGT contains these protein-coding regions:
- a CDS encoding sensor histidine kinase, whose protein sequence is MSDTVTDQTVQQRTADQGGGERRLTPDELRTLFLFEALEPTQLEWLSENGYVETRAEGEAVYTEGDAATCFFVLVEGCVAMRRWVEGTNVEVNRTDHRGVYAGATAAFVKAEAGHRYANSLVAVTDSTFWVIDAALWADKIRVWFPMAIHMLEGLATGMRNSQLVVGQRERLLSLGRLAAGLTHELNNPASAAVRATASLRERVSKMRGKLSHLASADIDGREFAAMVDLQEAAVERMAKITRDLSPMETSEAEDELGDWLEDHDVVGSWDVAPVLVAAGADVDWLEELAGSVSPDVLSDAVHWVAYALDTEQLMNEIEDATTRISTLVGAAKQYSQMDRATHADIDVHEGLKSTIMMLKHKITAPGNITLVKDLAEGLPKVPAFPAELNQVWTNLIDNAVQAMPDGGTLTIRTALERDDVLVEIGDTGTGIPQELQERIFEPFFTTKPVGEGTGLGLDISYRVIAQRHGGDLRVTSVPGDTRFQVRLPLVSPQRLDTAG
- a CDS encoding type IV toxin-antitoxin system AbiEi family antitoxin domain-containing protein, which encodes MQQVVLRRELVARGMSDSELARRRSGGDLVRLRRGAYLRPDGRDLTHEEAHRLLVEATMPQLGPGWTLSHGSAGILHTLPMWPDPLSRVHVTRPRTGGGRRRTTVHRHGSPLSPSEVVRIDGWPTTDLARTVVDLARSLPFEQGVAAADRALTIGVTMAELGAALDRTAQLRGAGRARKVVEFADGRSESAGESLSRVLLSDLGLMPDDIQFRVLDGSEAVGRVDFVWPGLRTIGEFDGRVKYGRLLGQGEDGGEVLYREKRREDLLRELGWQVVRWVWADLDHPEVIAERLRRAFARAAL
- a CDS encoding FAD-dependent oxidoreductase, with translation MTDPAPLTPTDLTGGPTRGVGEPGDQVRPGRRPRRDGEGPRDVKPVILTVDDDPSVSRAVARDLRRRYAEDYRVVRAETGSDALDVIREVVLRGEQVAVLLADYRMPQMNGVEFLESAMDLVPQARRALLTAYADTSAAIAAINVVDVDHYLLKPWEPPEEKLYPVIDDMLTSWKRDGKPPEHKTKILGHPWSPESYEVRDFLARNLVPYRWYNVEDPDGKRLLAAAGKGPADVPVVVTTSGDAMSRPSLTDLANAVGLDTTPRGDFYDVVIVGSGPAGLGAAVYAASEGLKTVVLERSAAGGQAGQSSRIENYLGFPDGVAGAQLTDRARRQAVRLGAELLTARSVVGLKAKGPAREITFDDGETLLAHAVVLATGVSYRQLDAEGADALLGRGIYYGSASTEAAACADQHVVIVGGANSAGQAAVFFSTHAAQVTLVVRGDSLTKSMSSYLIEQVEARDNIEVRTCTQIEKVEGEEHLSAVTLFDKTTGQREVVDAEHLFVFIGAAPLTDWLDGEVVRDARGFVVTGPELLVEGRRPDGWDLPRDPYLLESSLPGVFVAGDARADSVKRVASAVGEGALAVTLVHRYLAEQ
- a CDS encoding DNA repair helicase XPB; translated protein: MSDSQPGPLVVQSDKTLLLEIDHPAAEACRIAIAPFAELERAPEHIHTYRLTPLGLWNARAAGHDAEQVVDTLLTYSRYPVPNGLLVDVADTMDRYGRLRIEKHPTHGLVLVTTDRPVLAEVLKSAKVKGLVGNRVDDDTVVVHASERGHLKQVLLKLGWPAEDFAGYVNGEAHAIDLTQDGWELRPYQAQAAESFFHGGSGVVVLPCGAGKTIVGAAAMATAKTTTLILVTNTVSARQWRDELVKRTSLTPEEIGEYSGSKKEIRPVTIATYQVITTKRGGVHPHLELFGARDWGLVLYDEVHLLPAPVFRMTADLQARRRLGLTATLVREDGREGDVFSLIGPKRYDAPWKDIEAQGYIAPADCVEVRVTLSESERMTYAVAEPDVRYRLAATADSKTDVVVDLVRKHTGTPTLVIGQYVDQLEELASRLDAALITGDTTVRQRERLYESFRTGEIDLLVVSKVANFSIDLPSAEVAIQVSGAFGSRQEEAQRLGRLLRPKAAGVMARFYAVVSRDTVDAEFAAHRQRFLAEQGYAYTIMDADDALAAD
- a CDS encoding NUDIX hydrolase; this translates as MTESVQPPVRTRSYSPVENPANRPRVTRRTVRVLLLNPDGATLLFEDSDPGLVDVRWWVTPGGGIDPGESETEAAVREVREETGFDLDPGVLLGPVARRHVVHGYSDQVIEQDEAFYLAQVDTFDVDVTGHTAEEQITFKGWRWWSEEDLRASDEWVWPRELEEILLLLDHADRWPVDLGFQEESTVLDVS
- a CDS encoding MarR family winged helix-turn-helix transcriptional regulator, which produces MDLVAQELERPGGDARTSPVTPDEAAMIALDDRLCLALYTASRSMTARYRVALEEFGLTYPQYLVMVLLWEESSVPVGRIGERLSLESSTLSPLLKRLEAMGLISRTRDRSDERLVIIGLTRAGQRLQERAASVTLEMCRASGLGIDEMASLVGELRELDVQLKAATREARG
- a CDS encoding HelD family protein — its product is MRAEPSHPPPDPLAAEQTHLDESRAALTQMRRQTAGLTAQGADRIATEHLKQVLHRRMLSLQDDPTVPLFFGRLDYATDLGAEHDETLYVGRRHITGEAGGEPLVIDWRAGMSLPFYRARPADPMHVRRRRRFGFSSGALTAYEDEDLVGGPAVEGAERGTGSSILQAEIERPRTGPMRDIVSTIQPEQDVIVRAGLDQSVCVQGAPGTGKTAVGLHRAAYLLYAHREQLSRSGVLVVGPNASFLSYIGDVLPALGEIDAGQATVESMLADATELEVRGTEPAARARLKGDARLAEVLRRAVWSHVAPATGTLVLPRGIHQWRVPAYLADEVVAELRERGVRYEAGRTMLAQRLAHQVLLRMEAAGDSPDDRVQAAVARSREVKAYVSGLWPALDPARLVLRLLTDAPFLAEAAAGLLDDDEQRELQGGRPGRTPRSARWTLADVALVDEARDVLMRTPSLGHVVLDEAQDLSPMMLRAVGRRASTGSMTVLGDLAQATTPWSVGSWEESLAHLGQPDAVVTELVEGFRVPGLVIDYAARLLPVIAPTLTPPYSVRRSAGELDLRRSDAPLTATVTAAREQLEQAGTVGVVVADAQVAEVAAALGGAGVAYALLGEGTAEADPEDHADVRRVELVPASLVKGLEFDHVVLLEPARLVAAEADEVTGLRRLYVCLTRAVTTLVVVHAADLPLALAA
- a CDS encoding UBP-type zinc finger domain-containing protein, with the translated sequence MPCAHLEAQPLTPLPAGFEPYCADCALTGDQWVTLRRCLTCDHVACCDDSLNAHATRHFEQTGHPVMTSVEPGETWRWCFIDQETA